One Pithys albifrons albifrons isolate INPA30051 chromosome 17, PitAlb_v1, whole genome shotgun sequence genomic window carries:
- the ALDH2 gene encoding aldehyde dehydrogenase, mitochondrial, with translation MLRTLVRSSRLCPAQLRAPFSAAAASPIPAPNPRPDIAYNKIFINNEWHDAVSKKTFPTINPATGEVICQVAEGDKADVDKAVRAARAAFQLGSPWRRMDASQRGKLLHRLADLIERDRAYLAALETLDNGKPYAIAYLVDLNMVVKCLRYFAGWSDKFHGKTIPLDGDFFCYTRHEPVGVCGQIIPWNFPLLMQAWKLGPALATGNVVVMKVAEQTPLSALYVASLIKEAGFPPGVVNIIPGYGPTAGAAISSHMDIDKVAFTGSTEVGHLIQKAAAESNLKRVTLELGGKSPNIIMSDADMEWAVDQAHFALFFNQGQCCCAGSRTYVQEDIYNEFVERSVERAKARVVGNPFDSKTEQGPQVDEEQFKKILGYISTGKREGAKLLCGGNPAADRGYFIQPTVFGDVQDNMTIAREEIFGPVMQILKFKTMEEVIERANDSKYGLAAAVFTRDLDKANYVSQSLRAGTVWVNCYNVFGAQAPFGGYKASGKGRELGEYGLEAYLEVKNVTIKIPQKNS, from the exons ATGTTGCGGACGCTGGTGCGCAGCTCCCGGCTCTGCCCGGCCCAGCTCCGGGCGCCCTTCtcggccgccgccgcctcccccaTCCCAGCGCCCAACCCGCGCCCCGACATCGCCTACAACAAG ATTTTCATAAATAACGAATGGCACGATGCAGTCAGCAAGAAAACCTTCCCCACCATCAACCCAGCCACGGGAGAAGTCATCTGCCAGGTGGCTGAGGGCGACAAG GCAGACGTGGACAAGGCCGTGCGGGCAGCCCGGGCAGCGTTCCAGCTGGGCTCTCCCTGGAGGAGGATGGACGCTTCCCAGCGGGGCAAGCTGCTGCACCGCCTGGCCGACCTCATCGAGCGCGACCGCGCGTACCTGGCG GCGCTGGAGACTCTGGACAACGGCAAACCCTATGCCATCGCCTACCTGGTGGACCTGAACATGGTGGTGAAGTGTCTCAG ATATTTTGCAGGCTGGTCTGATAAGTTCCATGGGAAAACCATCCCGTTGGATGGAGACTTCTTCTGCTACACCAGGCACGAGCCAGTGGGGGTGTGTGGGCAGATCATCCCG TGGAACTTCCCACTGCTGATGCAGGCGTGGAAACTGGGGCCTGCCCTGGCCACTGGGAACGTGGTGGTGATGAAGGTGGCAGAGCAAACCCCGCTGAGTGCCCTCTATGTGGCCAGTCTGATCAAAGAG gctggatTCCCCCCCGGAGTGGTGAACATCATCCCTGGCTATGGGCCCACTGCAGGGGCTGCCATCTCCTCCCACATGGACATTGACAAAGTGGCTTTCACAGGCTCCACAGAG gtTGGGCACCTGATCCAGAaagctgcagcagagagtaACCTGAAGAGGGTCAcgctggagctgggagggaagagcCCCAATATCATCATGTCTGATGCAGAca TGGAGTGGGCAGTGGACCAGGCCCACTTTGCCCTGTTCTTCAaccaagggcagtgctgctgcgCCGGGTCCCGCACCTACGTCCAGGAGGACATTTACAACGAGTTTGTGGAGAGGAGTGTGGAGAGGGCCAAGGCCAGGGTGGTTGGAAACCCCTTCGACTCCAAGACTGAGCAGGGGCCTCAG GTGGATGAGGAGCAGTTCAAGAAGATCCTGGGTTACATCAGCACTGGGAAGCGTGAAGGAGCCAAACTGCTGTGTGGTGGCAACCCTGCTGCAGACAGGGGCTACTTCATCCAGCCCACTGTCTTTGGGGACGTGCAGGACAACATGACCATTGCCAGGGAGGAG ATCTTTGGGCCGGTCATGCAGATCCTGAAGTTCAAAACCATGGAGGAGGTGATTGAGAGAGCCAACGACTCCAAGTACGGGCTGGCGGCCGCCGTGTTCACACGGGACCTGGACAAGGCCAACTACGTGTCCCAGAGCCTGCGGGCTGGCACGGTCTG GGTCAACTGTTACAACGTGTTTGGTGCCCAGGCCCCCTTTGGGGGCTACAAAGCCTCGGGGAAGGGCCGGGAGCTGGGGGAGTACGGCCTGGAGGCCTATCTGGAGGTGAAGAAC GTGACAATCAAGATCCCACAGAAAAACTCCTAA